The Sulfitobacter sp. S223 genome has a window encoding:
- a CDS encoding SDR family NAD(P)-dependent oxidoreductase, with amino-acid sequence MSALFDLTGKVALLTGASKGMGLAMATALAEHGATVVISARKQDQLDAAAEGINALGKGKAYGVSCNVGYKEQLQALVDKTHELAGPIDCVIGNAGVNPYYGKTSEIPDDAYQKTMNANVLSNLWLAQIVAPDMVAKGSGSMAFTSSIGAFKPSVMLGTYGMSKLALIGLVRNLAAEFGPKGLRFNAICPGLVKTEFARELWDNPEVAKRIENEIPLRRLGDPEDFAGLAVFLASDASKYMTGQALTVCGGSNMWT; translated from the coding sequence ATGAGTGCGCTGTTTGACCTGACTGGTAAAGTCGCCCTGCTGACCGGTGCCTCCAAGGGCATGGGTCTGGCAATGGCGACGGCACTGGCGGAGCATGGCGCGACTGTCGTGATCTCTGCCCGTAAGCAGGACCAACTGGACGCCGCAGCCGAGGGCATTAATGCCCTCGGTAAAGGCAAGGCATATGGCGTGAGCTGTAATGTGGGCTACAAAGAACAGCTTCAAGCGCTGGTCGATAAAACACACGAACTTGCCGGTCCGATTGATTGTGTGATCGGCAATGCGGGGGTTAATCCCTATTATGGGAAAACATCCGAGATCCCTGATGATGCCTATCAGAAAACCATGAATGCCAACGTGCTGTCCAACCTCTGGCTGGCACAAATTGTTGCCCCTGACATGGTGGCAAAGGGCTCTGGATCGATGGCGTTCACCTCTTCCATCGGGGCGTTCAAGCCTTCCGTCATGCTTGGCACCTACGGGATGTCAAAGCTGGCGCTGATCGGTCTTGTACGCAACCTTGCAGCGGAATTCGGGCCAAAAGGGCTTCGCTTTAATGCGATCTGTCCCGGTCTGGTTAAAACGGAATTCGCACGTGAACTGTGGGACAATCCCGAAGTCGCCAAGCGGATCGAGAACGAAATCCCGCTGCGTCGCTTGGGCGATCCAGAAGATTTTGCGGGTCTTGCCGTTTTCCTCGCGTCTGACGCTTCCAAATACATGACCGGACAGGCGCTTACCGTCTGTGGCGGCTCCAATATGTGGACATAA
- a CDS encoding enoyl-CoA hydratase-related protein, with protein MSYEFITTEKKGHILVVTMNRPDVYNAVHVDMHNEMAACWDDFAADQDLWVAVLTGAGDKAFSAGNDLKATASGGSKAKMTPTGFAGLSSRFDLEKPIIAAVNGFAMGGGFETALSCDIILASENAKFALPEVKVGFFAAASGVQRLSRYIGRLAAQEMMYTGRTIMADEALAMGCVNEVHPHDQLMAKAMEKAEQLCTVSPSAVKATKRVLNDMYARDGMQDSVAYSREVIADLSKTEDFKEGVNAFVEKRKPNWVNK; from the coding sequence ATGAGCTACGAATTTATCACAACCGAAAAGAAGGGTCACATTCTTGTCGTCACGATGAACAGGCCTGACGTCTATAACGCCGTTCACGTGGACATGCATAACGAGATGGCCGCATGCTGGGATGACTTCGCCGCCGACCAAGACCTTTGGGTCGCGGTTCTGACGGGCGCGGGTGACAAAGCGTTTTCTGCAGGCAACGACCTGAAGGCAACTGCCTCAGGCGGGTCAAAGGCAAAGATGACGCCAACTGGTTTCGCGGGCCTTTCCTCACGCTTTGACCTTGAGAAACCGATCATTGCTGCGGTGAACGGCTTTGCGATGGGTGGCGGGTTTGAAACAGCGCTGTCGTGCGACATCATCCTTGCATCCGAGAACGCCAAGTTCGCGCTGCCAGAAGTTAAGGTCGGTTTCTTTGCGGCTGCATCGGGTGTGCAGCGCCTGTCGCGCTACATCGGCCGTCTGGCCGCACAGGAAATGATGTACACAGGTCGCACCATCATGGCGGACGAAGCGCTTGCGATGGGCTGCGTCAATGAGGTGCATCCCCATGACCAACTAATGGCCAAGGCAATGGAGAAGGCTGAGCAGCTTTGCACGGTGTCCCCATCAGCTGTGAAAGCAACGAAACGGGTTCTCAATGACATGTATGCCCGTGACGGCATGCAAGACAGTGTTGCTTATTCCCGCGAAGTTATCGCGGATCTATCCAAGACCGAAGATTTCAAAGAGGGCGTGAATGCCTTTGTCGAAAAACGCAAACCCAATTGGGTCAACAAATAG
- a CDS encoding 3-hydroxyacyl-CoA dehydrogenase encodes MTPTTEEIGDYIATAGKAAWEVPDLDAATPQRDIKIVGIIGAGTMGGGIAMNFATAGYDVKIVETTQEALDRGLKVVRGNYQRSADKGRFPQEEVEARMNRFDGRLAIADLADCDLVIEAVFENMDLKRKIFTELDALMKPGAILATNTSALDINEIAAMTRRPEDVIGLHFFSPANVMKLLEIVRAKHTADDVVATSMALAQKINKIAALVGVCPGFVGNRILFARQIQANKLLAKGLMPWDVDAALNSFGFKMGPFQMSDLAGLDIGWSKGATTDNPIRDMLCEMDRRGQKTQAGFYDYDENRRPIPSDVTAGIIKNVTGAEPTTMSPEEIIEICIYPMINEAVKILEENKAQRPSDIDVVWLNGYGWPADKGGPMFYGDMVGAQAVLDRMEKLGADDPAFAPADLLRHLAATGGKFTEIDTGGLKV; translated from the coding sequence ATGACACCAACAACAGAAGAAATTGGCGACTATATCGCGACAGCAGGCAAAGCGGCTTGGGAAGTACCCGATCTGGATGCTGCCACACCGCAACGCGACATCAAAATCGTTGGGATCATCGGTGCCGGGACAATGGGTGGCGGCATCGCAATGAATTTTGCGACAGCAGGCTATGATGTGAAAATCGTCGAAACCACGCAAGAGGCGCTGGACCGTGGCCTCAAGGTGGTTCGTGGCAACTACCAACGCTCAGCTGACAAGGGACGTTTCCCGCAAGAAGAAGTCGAGGCACGCATGAACCGGTTCGATGGCCGCCTTGCCATTGCGGATTTGGCCGATTGCGATCTGGTGATCGAAGCTGTGTTCGAAAACATGGATCTAAAGCGCAAGATATTCACCGAACTTGATGCTTTGATGAAGCCGGGCGCAATCCTTGCCACCAATACATCTGCGTTGGACATCAACGAAATCGCTGCAATGACACGGCGCCCCGAAGACGTAATCGGCCTGCACTTTTTCTCACCTGCGAACGTGATGAAGCTGCTAGAGATTGTCCGGGCAAAACATACAGCTGACGATGTTGTCGCCACCTCGATGGCGCTGGCGCAGAAGATCAACAAGATTGCAGCCCTTGTGGGTGTCTGCCCCGGGTTTGTCGGCAACCGCATTCTGTTTGCGCGCCAAATTCAGGCGAACAAGCTGCTGGCGAAGGGATTGATGCCTTGGGACGTGGATGCCGCATTAAACAGCTTCGGCTTCAAAATGGGCCCCTTCCAGATGAGCGATCTTGCCGGTCTCGACATTGGTTGGTCCAAAGGTGCAACAACTGACAACCCGATCCGCGACATGTTGTGCGAAATGGATCGCCGCGGGCAAAAAACCCAAGCCGGTTTTTATGACTACGATGAAAACCGCCGTCCGATTCCGTCCGATGTAACTGCGGGCATCATCAAGAATGTGACCGGTGCCGAGCCGACCACGATGAGCCCTGAAGAGATCATCGAAATCTGTATTTACCCTATGATCAACGAGGCTGTGAAAATTCTCGAAGAGAACAAGGCGCAGCGCCCCTCTGACATCGATGTCGTCTGGCTGAACGGCTATGGCTGGCCTGCCGACAAGGGTGGGCCAATGTTCTATGGCGATATGGTAGGCGCGCAGGCCGTGCTTGATCGGATGGAGAAGCTGGGTGCTGACGATCCGGCCTTCGCCCCTGCCGATCTTTTGCGTCACCTCGCCGCAACAGGTGGCAAATTCACTGAAATCGATACCGGAGGTCTGAAGGTATGA
- a CDS encoding NAD-dependent epimerase/dehydratase family protein — protein sequence MKTALVTGSSGFIGYFVADALLAAGWWVVGVDSMSDYYDVSLKQSRLDLLEAHEGFTNVKSKVEQPGLLTELFGQYQPEIVIHLAAQAGVRYSLENPMSYFETNLGGTLQLLEAARAHPPKHMLLASSSSAYGANTEMPYQENMKADHQMSLYAATKKSTENIAHSYSHLFGLPITMFRFFTVYGPWGRPDMAPHKFTSRILEGRAIDVYNHGQMRRDFTYVTDLVQAILMLVDAVPDHLTQQGKFVGDSLSPVAPHRVVNIGNADAIPLLDFIKAIEEATGTEAQMNLMPMQPGDVPATWADTSLLQSLTGYVPHTSVRDGVAQFVNWYRDYYSI from the coding sequence ATGAAAACAGCACTTGTGACCGGCTCTTCCGGCTTCATCGGCTATTTCGTTGCAGACGCGCTTTTGGCGGCGGGTTGGTGGGTCGTCGGGGTTGATAGCATGAGCGACTATTACGATGTCAGCCTCAAGCAGTCCCGCCTTGATCTTCTTGAGGCACATGAAGGCTTCACCAATGTAAAAAGCAAAGTTGAACAACCGGGTCTGTTGACGGAGTTGTTCGGGCAGTACCAACCCGAGATCGTTATCCATTTGGCCGCGCAGGCCGGTGTCCGGTATTCGCTGGAAAATCCGATGTCTTACTTTGAGACGAACCTTGGTGGGACGCTGCAACTGCTTGAGGCCGCACGCGCGCATCCGCCCAAACATATGCTTTTGGCCTCTAGTTCATCGGCCTACGGGGCAAATACAGAAATGCCCTATCAGGAAAATATGAAGGCCGATCATCAGATGTCGCTTTATGCTGCGACCAAAAAGTCGACCGAAAACATCGCGCACAGCTATTCCCACCTGTTTGGCCTGCCGATCACCATGTTCCGGTTCTTTACAGTTTACGGTCCGTGGGGCCGCCCCGACATGGCACCGCACAAGTTTACTTCGCGCATCCTCGAAGGGCGGGCGATTGATGTCTATAATCACGGCCAGATGCGCCGCGACTTTACCTATGTCACTGATCTGGTTCAGGCGATCTTAATGTTGGTTGATGCGGTGCCGGACCACCTTACCCAGCAGGGCAAATTTGTCGGGGACAGTCTGTCACCTGTGGCCCCTCACCGTGTGGTGAATATCGGCAATGCCGATGCGATCCCTCTTTTGGATTTCATCAAAGCGATTGAGGAGGCGACTGGCACCGAGGCTCAGATGAACCTTATGCCGATGCAGCCCGGTGATGTGCCTGCCACGTGGGCGGACACAAGCCTGCTTCAATCGCTCACGGGCTATGTGCCGCACACATCTGTGCGCGATGGCGTTGCCCAATTCGTGAATTGGTACCGCGACTATTACAGCATCTGA
- a CDS encoding nitroreductase, producing the protein MQVDEAMNGRRSIRGFLNKPVPRTLIEEVIALANRAPSSMNTQPWHLHVLTGEPLERVREGNSTRMLNGVPPVREIVDHGAYDGPHRDRQVGIAKQLFAAMGIERDDKAMRQDWVMRGFRQFDAPVSIVVTFDKSLEGGTIAHFDLGAVTYGLTLAAWSRGLGCVINGQGIMQSPVVREHAQIPEDQVIMTCVAMGWPDETFSANAVVSERREVAEVARFVGFED; encoded by the coding sequence ATGCAAGTTGACGAGGCAATGAATGGCCGCCGCAGTATTCGGGGCTTTTTGAACAAACCTGTGCCACGCACTTTGATCGAAGAAGTGATTGCGTTGGCCAATCGGGCGCCATCGTCAATGAACACCCAACCATGGCATTTGCATGTGTTAACAGGCGAGCCATTGGAGCGCGTGCGCGAAGGAAATTCTACCCGCATGCTCAACGGGGTGCCGCCCGTCCGTGAGATCGTGGATCACGGCGCCTATGACGGACCGCATCGCGACCGTCAGGTGGGCATTGCCAAACAACTTTTTGCCGCCATGGGAATTGAGCGGGATGACAAAGCGATGCGGCAGGATTGGGTCATGCGCGGTTTCCGCCAGTTTGATGCGCCTGTGTCGATCGTTGTGACCTTCGACAAGTCGCTCGAAGGGGGCACGATTGCCCATTTCGATCTGGGCGCGGTAACTTACGGACTGACGCTCGCCGCGTGGTCACGCGGCCTGGGGTGCGTGATCAACGGCCAAGGGATTATGCAGTCTCCCGTCGTCCGCGAGCATGCGCAGATTCCAGAAGATCAGGTTATCATGACGTGTGTCGCGATGGGCTGGCCGGATGAAACTTTCTCAGCAAACGCTGTTGTGTCAGAGCGCCGCGAAGTTGCCGAGGTCGCGCGGTTTGTCGGCTTCGAAGACTGA
- a CDS encoding class I adenylate-forming enzyme family protein: MRKGDPPTWEGHNDKLANRIGFNLMNPMSPEDAVAHVLSTNPTFAVAPTVVRGVTYKAFQNIPPTVHGLIDAGMAQHDNGAADYLLYEGERWTFGEFAAEVRRVAQVLRTKFNIGRGDRVAIAMRNYPELMTLVLAISATGATVVFVNAWWTTEELDYALRDSEAKLVFADGPRIERLQPLEADLNLQLVGVRDGEGMVAHNYTSLQTAASDAPLAVDIDTDDDFAVMYSSGTTGHPKGVVQTHRSAVSAVFSWLMQAVVAPLVTPPEEGAPEPLPPSALVVTPLFHVTATHPLFLLSLVAGARVTLMRKWDADEAVRLIQAEKITRFLGVPTQSADLMAAARKSGVKLETLDYLGSGGAKRPGAQVAQLAKTFPNAGIATGWGMTETNALGIGMIGDDYIDRPESAGKLHPPVQELRLLDDAGNEVPLGQLGEITVKSPANMRCYLNKPEATAETLQDGWLRTGDLAVMDEDGFVTILDRKKNIIIRGGENIACLDVEGALHRLPDVIEACAFSVPDERLGEIVGACVQLREGAALDQKQMAQALEGHTASYKIPQHLWTQTVPLMRGATDKIDRRGLRAACLETEKAKT; encoded by the coding sequence ATGAGGAAAGGCGACCCGCCGACTTGGGAGGGTCACAATGACAAGCTTGCAAATCGTATCGGGTTTAACCTTATGAACCCGATGTCGCCGGAAGACGCTGTAGCCCATGTGCTCAGCACCAACCCCACCTTCGCCGTAGCGCCAACCGTTGTGCGGGGCGTCACCTACAAAGCATTTCAAAACATTCCGCCCACTGTCCACGGATTGATCGATGCCGGAATGGCACAACATGATAACGGCGCAGCAGACTATCTTCTTTACGAAGGGGAGCGTTGGACATTCGGTGAATTTGCCGCCGAAGTACGGCGCGTGGCACAGGTATTGCGCACAAAGTTCAACATCGGGCGCGGGGACCGCGTAGCCATTGCCATGCGGAATTATCCCGAGCTGATGACCCTGGTCTTGGCGATTTCCGCGACGGGCGCGACTGTTGTCTTCGTAAATGCCTGGTGGACAACCGAAGAGCTTGACTATGCTTTGCGCGATAGTGAGGCAAAACTGGTGTTTGCAGATGGTCCGCGCATCGAACGGTTGCAGCCTCTGGAAGCCGATTTAAACCTTCAACTGGTCGGCGTGCGGGACGGCGAGGGGATGGTCGCACACAACTACACTTCTCTTCAGACTGCTGCATCTGACGCGCCATTGGCCGTCGACATTGACACCGATGATGATTTTGCCGTGATGTATTCCTCAGGAACCACAGGTCATCCAAAAGGCGTCGTACAAACCCATCGCAGCGCTGTGAGTGCTGTGTTCAGCTGGTTAATGCAGGCCGTCGTCGCTCCTTTGGTCACACCACCGGAAGAGGGAGCGCCCGAGCCTTTGCCGCCCTCTGCCCTAGTCGTCACGCCGCTGTTTCACGTGACGGCAACGCATCCTCTATTTCTACTTAGCCTTGTCGCAGGCGCACGGGTTACCTTGATGCGCAAATGGGATGCAGACGAGGCCGTGCGCCTGATCCAAGCCGAAAAAATCACACGCTTTCTCGGCGTACCAACGCAGTCGGCTGACCTGATGGCCGCCGCACGCAAGTCCGGTGTTAAGCTGGAAACGCTCGACTATCTCGGGTCTGGCGGTGCTAAACGGCCCGGAGCGCAGGTTGCTCAACTGGCCAAAACGTTCCCGAATGCAGGTATCGCCACAGGCTGGGGCATGACCGAAACCAACGCGCTTGGAATCGGGATGATCGGAGATGACTATATCGACCGTCCCGAAAGCGCAGGCAAACTACACCCACCGGTGCAAGAGCTTCGTCTGCTTGATGACGCCGGCAATGAGGTGCCTCTTGGCCAGTTGGGTGAAATCACTGTGAAAAGCCCTGCCAATATGCGGTGCTACCTCAACAAACCCGAAGCGACAGCCGAGACACTGCAAGACGGATGGCTCCGCACCGGCGATTTGGCGGTAATGGACGAAGACGGTTTTGTCACAATTCTGGATCGCAAGAAAAACATCATTATCCGTGGTGGTGAAAACATCGCCTGTCTTGATGTCGAAGGTGCGCTTCACCGTCTGCCCGATGTGATCGAAGCCTGCGCGTTCTCTGTACCTGACGAACGGTTGGGCGAGATTGTAGGCGCCTGTGTGCAGCTACGCGAAGGCGCAGCGTTGGACCAAAAGCAGATGGCTCAGGCTTTGGAAGGCCATACCGCGAGCTATAAAATACCCCAGCATCTTTGGACGCAAACAGTCCCTTTGATGCGCGGTGCAACCGACAAGATTGACAGGCGCGGCTTGCGCGCCGCTTGTTTAGAGACTGAAAAGGCAAAAACATGA
- a CDS encoding acyl-CoA dehydrogenase family protein produces MNNLGMSEKNKPLLAAVIKHIRENVDPITEEFYALGEGRADRWSYAPGQLELLETVKQKARDAGLWNFFLPNAETGEGLSNLDYAYIAAELGKSPLASESLNCSAPDTGNMEVLERIGTPEQKETWLKPLLAGKIRSAFAMTEPDMASSDAKNISTSAVLEDGEWVINGEKYYISGAGDPRCKIMITMVKTSPDAEPFRQQSQILVPIDTPGVEIVGPMHVFGHDDAPHGHMHIKFTNVRVPESNILWGEGRGFEISQVRLGPGRIHHCMRSIGAAEKALDLMIERGLSREAFGKKIIDLGKNMETISRAKIEIEAMRLMVLKAAKAMDTLGNKEARIWVSMIKAMVPEKVCNIIDEAMQVHGATGISQWSPLSGMYTAQRTLRYADGPDEVHHHVIARAEVKDYQASNSRTDRARGEIATGRTRGGV; encoded by the coding sequence ATGAACAATCTTGGCATGTCCGAGAAAAACAAGCCGCTGCTTGCGGCCGTGATCAAGCACATCCGCGAAAACGTGGATCCGATCACCGAAGAGTTTTATGCACTGGGGGAAGGTCGCGCTGATCGCTGGTCCTACGCACCCGGTCAGCTTGAGTTGCTGGAAACAGTAAAGCAAAAAGCGCGCGATGCAGGCCTGTGGAATTTCTTCCTGCCCAACGCCGAAACCGGTGAAGGCCTGAGCAACCTCGACTATGCCTATATCGCTGCTGAACTGGGCAAGAGCCCGCTCGCGTCAGAGTCGCTGAACTGCTCCGCACCTGACACTGGCAACATGGAAGTGCTAGAGCGTATCGGCACGCCCGAGCAAAAAGAAACGTGGCTCAAGCCGCTGCTGGCTGGCAAAATCCGTTCTGCTTTTGCCATGACAGAGCCTGATATGGCATCTTCGGATGCGAAAAATATCTCCACCTCCGCTGTGCTGGAAGACGGTGAATGGGTCATCAACGGAGAGAAATACTATATCTCCGGTGCGGGCGATCCGCGCTGCAAAATCATGATCACGATGGTGAAAACATCCCCCGATGCAGAGCCTTTCCGCCAGCAGTCCCAGATTCTTGTGCCGATCGATACTCCCGGTGTGGAAATTGTGGGTCCGATGCATGTGTTCGGTCATGACGATGCACCGCACGGCCACATGCACATCAAATTCACCAATGTCCGCGTGCCGGAATCAAATATTCTTTGGGGCGAAGGTCGTGGTTTTGAGATCTCGCAAGTACGTCTTGGACCTGGCCGCATCCACCACTGCATGCGCTCTATCGGTGCCGCAGAAAAGGCTCTGGACCTGATGATCGAGCGTGGCCTGTCACGTGAAGCCTTCGGTAAGAAAATCATTGATCTGGGCAAGAACATGGAGACCATTTCGCGTGCGAAGATCGAGATCGAAGCCATGCGTTTGATGGTTCTAAAAGCGGCCAAGGCGATGGATACACTGGGCAACAAAGAGGCCCGTATCTGGGTGTCGATGATCAAAGCGATGGTGCCGGAAAAAGTCTGCAACATCATTGATGAAGCGATGCAGGTACACGGTGCCACGGGTATTTCCCAATGGTCTCCGCTGTCCGGCATGTACACGGCTCAGCGCACGCTGCGTTACGCAGATGGCCCTGATGAAGTACACCACCACGTTATCGCGCGCGCAGAGGTCAAAGACTATCAGGCGTCCAATTCGCGTACCGATCGTGCCCGCGGCGAAATCGCAACAGGCCGGACACGGGGCGGCGTATGA
- a CDS encoding SIS domain-containing protein, whose product MSDTNAPRETILATAAQVLEHEGSALMRMAQNLPMDFAPAVERILKIKGRIILSGIGKSGHIARKIASTLASTGTPAYFVHPAEASHGDLGMITQEDLCILLSNSGETSELGDLINHTRRFSIPMIGMSSKPESTLMRAADLCLTLPQEPEAGSGIAPTTSTTMALALGDALAMALMEQRGFLSEHFRTYHPGGKLGAQLALVHQLMHGTEAMAVVTPDAGMQETLLKMSEKGFGIACVVEDGKLVGVISDGDLRRNSEHLGSKRASEVATPTPKTVPPDMMAATALAVMNENKITVLVVVDAEGAPVGLLRIHDCLRAGVA is encoded by the coding sequence ATGTCAGACACCAACGCACCGCGTGAAACGATTTTGGCCACAGCGGCGCAGGTTCTGGAGCATGAGGGAAGCGCACTTATGCGAATGGCCCAAAATCTGCCAATGGATTTCGCGCCAGCGGTTGAACGCATTCTAAAGATTAAAGGCCGCATCATTCTGTCAGGCATTGGCAAATCCGGCCATATCGCGCGCAAGATCGCGTCGACCCTCGCATCGACCGGCACGCCCGCCTATTTCGTGCATCCGGCAGAGGCGAGCCATGGTGATCTGGGCATGATCACGCAGGAAGATTTGTGCATTTTATTGTCCAATTCTGGCGAAACGTCAGAACTCGGCGATTTGATCAACCATACGCGACGGTTTTCCATCCCCATGATCGGGATGAGCAGCAAACCCGAAAGTACCTTGATGCGGGCCGCAGATCTTTGCCTGACACTGCCTCAAGAACCCGAAGCGGGCAGCGGCATCGCGCCCACCACCTCCACTACAATGGCGCTGGCATTGGGTGACGCGCTGGCCATGGCGCTTATGGAGCAACGCGGTTTTCTGTCAGAGCATTTTCGTACCTACCATCCCGGCGGCAAGCTTGGCGCGCAGTTGGCCCTTGTGCATCAGCTGATGCACGGAACTGAAGCGATGGCCGTCGTCACGCCGGATGCGGGGATGCAAGAAACCCTGCTAAAGATGAGCGAAAAGGGTTTTGGTATCGCGTGTGTGGTAGAAGACGGCAAACTGGTTGGTGTGATTTCAGACGGGGATTTGCGCCGCAATAGCGAACACCTTGGCAGCAAACGTGCCAGCGAAGTTGCCACACCGACACCAAAGACTGTCCCGCCTGACATGATGGCCGCGACCGCCCTCGCCGTTATGAACGAAAACAAAATCACTGTGCTGGTGGTTGTCGATGCCGAAGGAGCGCCGGTGGGCCTGTTGCGCATCCATGATTGTCTGCGTGCAGGAGTAGCATAA
- a CDS encoding 3-deoxy-manno-octulosonate cytidylyltransferase, translating into MKTVIVIPARYASTRYPGKPLVMLRERDGTAKSLIQRSWEAAMAVNGVDAVFVATDDARIKEASEAFGAQVIMTSETCENGTARCAEAATAGVFDADLVVNLQGDAPLTPAWFVEDLIAAMAARPEAPVATPVVRCDAQTYAHFRADRAAGLVGGTTAVFDRSNRALYFSKEVLPYIAPAKEAEAEGEVFHHVGLYAYRPAALAQYASWPEGRLERHEGLEQLRFLENGTNILCVEVEGKGRVFWELNNPGDVERIESILNAE; encoded by the coding sequence ATGAAAACCGTTATTGTCATCCCCGCGCGCTACGCTTCGACGCGCTATCCCGGTAAACCGCTGGTGATGCTCCGCGAACGCGACGGCACAGCAAAGTCTCTGATCCAGCGCAGCTGGGAAGCGGCCATGGCCGTGAACGGCGTTGATGCCGTTTTTGTCGCAACCGACGATGCGCGGATCAAAGAGGCGTCAGAGGCATTTGGTGCGCAGGTCATCATGACTTCGGAAACTTGTGAGAATGGCACAGCGCGCTGCGCTGAAGCTGCGACAGCCGGCGTGTTTGATGCTGATCTGGTTGTAAACTTGCAGGGTGATGCGCCGCTGACGCCCGCATGGTTTGTCGAGGATCTGATTGCCGCAATGGCTGCACGCCCTGAAGCACCTGTTGCGACACCCGTCGTGCGCTGTGATGCGCAAACCTACGCCCATTTCCGCGCTGACCGCGCCGCCGGACTGGTCGGCGGTACAACCGCCGTCTTTGATCGCTCAAACCGCGCGCTGTATTTCAGCAAAGAAGTCCTGCCGTACATCGCACCTGCCAAGGAGGCAGAAGCCGAAGGTGAAGTCTTCCATCATGTTGGCCTTTACGCATATCGGCCCGCAGCCCTGGCGCAATATGCAAGCTGGCCTGAAGGCCGTCTTGAGCGGCATGAAGGCCTGGAGCAACTACGCTTTCTTGAAAACGGCACCAACATTCTTTGTGTAGAGGTAGAAGGCAAAGGCCGGGTGTTCTGGGAATTGAACAATCCGGGCGACGTAGAGCGCATTGAATCTATCCTGAACGCTGAATAA
- a CDS encoding MipA/OmpV family protein produces MRVLSVIAVSALALGAALPAAAQERSFNFALGLGVGAAPDYLGADSTSAVAAPTFTFGSLKWGAIDTGNGVRGIPDNGVSLNAAFRVLGDRTADDNPELAGLDDIDIAVELGFGLAYQQTNWMAFGEVRKGVTGHSGVTGTIGADLIMRPNDRFVIKAGPRVNFGNDEFAETYFSVPTGGTSSFAAYDAAGGALGAGIQVTGTYFLDDKWSLEGGVSYEKLLGDAADSPITMNGSEDQWRIQIGLSRQFTLNF; encoded by the coding sequence ATGCGCGTTCTCTCGGTTATAGCTGTTTCTGCTCTGGCACTGGGCGCTGCCCTTCCCGCAGCGGCGCAAGAGCGGTCTTTCAACTTTGCGCTCGGGCTCGGTGTTGGTGCCGCACCTGACTATTTGGGTGCTGATTCCACCTCGGCTGTTGCAGCGCCAACATTCACGTTCGGGTCCCTCAAATGGGGCGCGATTGACACGGGAAACGGCGTACGTGGCATTCCGGACAATGGCGTGTCACTCAATGCAGCCTTCCGCGTTCTTGGTGATCGCACAGCCGATGATAACCCAGAGCTTGCCGGTCTGGACGACATTGATATCGCCGTAGAACTGGGCTTTGGCCTAGCATACCAGCAAACAAACTGGATGGCATTTGGTGAAGTACGCAAAGGTGTGACAGGCCATAGCGGTGTGACCGGTACAATTGGGGCCGACCTTATCATGCGTCCAAATGACCGCTTCGTGATCAAGGCTGGTCCACGGGTGAACTTTGGCAACGACGAATTTGCCGAGACTTATTTCAGCGTGCCAACTGGCGGGACGTCAAGCTTTGCCGCCTATGACGCTGCAGGCGGTGCGCTGGGTGCGGGCATTCAGGTTACGGGCACATATTTCCTTGACGATAAATGGTCACTGGAAGGCGGCGTGAGCTATGAAAAGCTTTTGGGCGATGCGGCAGACAGCCCCATCACCATGAACGGGTCAGAGGATCAGTGGCGCATCCAGATCGGCCTCAGCCGTCAGTTTACACTTAATTTCTAG